One Chryseobacterium wanjuense genomic region harbors:
- a CDS encoding SDR family NAD(P)-dependent oxidoreductase has product MSTKTKIALVTGGSRGLGRNSAIKIAQKGLDVIITYRSNKEEADKVVEEIQRLGQKAIAYQLDTKDIKNFDAFVKQVGDHLEENTGSRNIDYLINNAGTSLHASISDVTEEQLDDVVDIHFKGIFFLTQKFLPFINNGGGIVNISSGLARFATPGYAVYGGIKAGIEMLTKYMAKELGSRQIKANVVAPGAIETDFGGGAVRDLKEVNNTIASVTALGRAGVPDDIGGVVAFLCTEDARWINGQRIEVSGGMFL; this is encoded by the coding sequence ATGAGTACAAAAACAAAAATCGCATTAGTAACCGGTGGAAGCCGCGGATTGGGAAGAAATTCAGCTATTAAAATCGCTCAGAAAGGCTTAGACGTTATCATCACTTACAGAAGCAACAAGGAAGAAGCCGATAAAGTGGTGGAAGAAATTCAAAGGTTGGGGCAGAAAGCAATTGCTTATCAATTAGATACTAAAGATATTAAAAACTTTGATGCTTTTGTAAAGCAGGTGGGTGATCATCTTGAAGAAAATACGGGAAGCAGAAACATCGATTACCTGATCAATAATGCAGGAACTTCTCTGCACGCTTCAATTTCAGACGTTACGGAAGAGCAGCTTGATGATGTGGTAGATATTCACTTCAAAGGAATATTTTTCTTGACGCAGAAATTTTTACCATTCATTAACAACGGTGGAGGAATTGTGAATATTTCATCAGGATTGGCAAGATTTGCTACACCGGGATATGCTGTATACGGTGGCATTAAAGCCGGAATTGAAATGCTTACAAAATATATGGCTAAAGAATTGGGATCAAGACAGATCAAAGCCAACGTTGTTGCTCCGGGTGCTATTGAAACGGATTTCGGAGGCGGAGCGGTGAGAGACCTGAAAGAAGTAAATAATACCATTGCAAGTGTAACCGCTTTAGGCAGAGCTGGTGTTCCAGACGATATCGGTGGAGTGGTAGCGTTTTTGTGTACTGAAGATGCAAGATGGATCAACGGACAGAGAATCGAGGTTTCCGGTGGGATGTTTTTATAA
- a CDS encoding helix-turn-helix domain-containing protein has protein sequence MEKTAHTSYTSLEDFYQEMTEKLGKDLESIFPKGLHKDIGHFNVFDIAQTIEKARLTSEMPYNRRKYYKISLIRGKNRAEYADKIISVKKNALLFATPKVPYHWVPEDPNQSGSFCVFTEDFFIKNKSHNTLEDLPIFQPGNIPIFEIDDELADEIEQLFTKIKKEIESEYIFKYDLIRNYVLELIHYGQKLQPAATLSTSNDASLRVVSLFIELLERQFPIESTENRLQLKTAKDYADRLAVHVNYLNKKLKESTGKTTTEFIADRLIQEAKILLRQTKWNVSEISYALGFEEIAHFSNFFKKKTTFTPLEFRS, from the coding sequence ATGGAAAAAACGGCTCATACTTCATACACATCCCTGGAAGATTTCTACCAGGAAATGACCGAAAAGCTGGGAAAAGACCTGGAAAGCATTTTTCCCAAAGGACTTCACAAAGATATCGGACATTTTAATGTCTTTGATATTGCCCAAACTATTGAGAAAGCCAGACTGACTTCCGAGATGCCCTACAACAGGAGAAAATATTATAAAATCAGCCTGATAAGAGGGAAAAACAGAGCAGAATATGCCGATAAAATAATTTCTGTAAAAAAGAATGCTTTATTGTTTGCCACACCTAAAGTTCCATACCATTGGGTTCCCGAAGATCCCAATCAGTCGGGGAGTTTTTGTGTGTTTACGGAAGATTTTTTTATTAAAAATAAATCACATAATACGCTGGAAGATCTGCCGATATTTCAGCCGGGAAATATTCCGATTTTTGAGATTGATGATGAGTTGGCAGATGAAATCGAACAGCTTTTTACCAAGATTAAAAAAGAAATAGAATCCGAGTATATTTTTAAATATGACCTGATCAGAAATTATGTTCTGGAGCTGATTCATTACGGACAGAAATTACAGCCTGCTGCAACGCTTTCCACGTCCAATGATGCTTCTCTGCGCGTCGTTTCTTTGTTCATCGAATTGCTGGAAAGGCAGTTCCCGATTGAGTCCACAGAAAACAGGCTTCAGCTGAAAACAGCGAAAGATTATGCCGACAGACTGGCGGTTCATGTGAATTATTTAAATAAAAAATTAAAGGAAAGTACCGGAAAAACCACAACAGAATTCATTGCAGACCGGTTGATTCAGGAAGCGAAAATCCTTTTAAGGCAAACAAAATGGAATGTCTCCGAAATTTCCTATGCCTTAGGTTTTGAGGAAATCGCTCATTTTTCAAACTTTTTTAAAAAGAAAACAACGTTCACTCCACTGGAATTTCGTTCATGA
- the ychF gene encoding redox-regulated ATPase YchF, translating to MKCGIVGLPNVGKSTLFNCLSNAKAQSANYPFCTIEPNLGTVSVPDHRLFELEKIVKPERVLPAVVEIVDIAGLVKGASKGEGLGNQFLANIRECEAIIHVLRCFDNGNIVHVEGSVDPLRDKEIIDIELQLKDLETVGKAVEKAKKFIKSGKKEDILTYETLQNLQKFLEDGKNAREFATDDFTKTIIGDVQLLTNKPVLYVCNVDENSIKNGNEWIGKIEEMAKNEGAEVVVLAAQIEADINELETYEEREIFLEELGLTEPGVNRLIRKAYDLLKLQTYFTAGVKEVRAWTIGQGWTAPQAAGVIHTDFEKGFIRAEVIKYADYMNYGSEAKVKEAGKLSVEGKEYVVQDGDIMHFRFNV from the coding sequence ATGAAATGTGGAATCGTAGGCTTACCAAACGTAGGTAAATCAACTCTTTTTAACTGTTTGAGCAATGCAAAAGCTCAATCTGCAAACTATCCTTTCTGTACAATCGAACCCAATTTGGGAACGGTTTCTGTACCGGATCACAGATTGTTTGAATTGGAAAAAATAGTAAAGCCGGAAAGAGTTTTGCCAGCTGTTGTGGAGATCGTAGATATCGCAGGTCTTGTGAAAGGAGCGAGCAAAGGGGAAGGTTTAGGAAACCAGTTCCTGGCAAATATCCGTGAGTGCGAAGCGATTATTCACGTTTTAAGATGTTTTGATAATGGAAATATCGTTCACGTAGAAGGTTCGGTAGATCCATTGAGAGATAAAGAAATTATCGATATTGAACTTCAGTTAAAAGATTTGGAAACTGTTGGAAAAGCAGTGGAAAAAGCGAAAAAGTTCATCAAATCTGGAAAAAAAGAAGATATTTTGACGTATGAAACACTTCAGAATCTTCAAAAATTCCTGGAAGACGGTAAAAATGCAAGAGAATTTGCAACTGATGATTTCACAAAAACGATCATTGGTGATGTTCAGTTATTGACCAATAAACCTGTTCTTTACGTTTGTAATGTGGATGAAAATTCAATTAAAAACGGAAATGAATGGATCGGCAAAATTGAGGAGATGGCTAAAAATGAAGGCGCTGAAGTTGTTGTTTTGGCTGCTCAGATCGAAGCTGATATCAATGAACTGGAAACTTATGAAGAAAGAGAAATTTTCCTTGAAGAATTGGGTCTTACAGAGCCGGGAGTTAACCGTCTCATCAGAAAAGCTTACGACCTGTTGAAGCTTCAGACGTATTTTACAGCTGGTGTGAAAGAGGTGAGAGCCTGGACAATCGGTCAAGGTTGGACGGCACCTCAGGCTGCAGGAGTAATTCACACAGATTTCGAAAAAGGGTTCATCCGTGCAGAAGTAATCAAGTATGCCGATTATATGAACTACGGTTCTGAAGCGAAAGTAAAAGAAGCCGGAAAACTTTCTGTGGAAGGCAAAGAATATGTGGTTCAGGATGGTGACATCATGCATTTCAGATTCAACGTATAA
- a CDS encoding methionine aminotransferase produces the protein MIQLPLSKLSNVGTTIFSQMTQLANENEAINLSQGFPDFMPDAELLDHVDHFIKKGFNQYAPMGGMMVLKEEIARKIENSHQAIYHPDTEITVTAGGTQAIFTAIATFVKKDDEVIIFEPAYDCYEPTVELFGGIVKRFEMKAPDYEIDWNVVKNLVSDKTKMIILNNPNNPSGKILKENDIQELIKIVEGTSILILSDEVYENIVFDGKQHLSICKYPELKNRSLLVASFGKLFHVTGWKVGYCAAPKMLTDEFRKVHQFNVFSVNTPIQMALAEYMKNPDHYNYLNQFFQEKRNFLRQGLASTSFELLDCEGTYFQALKYDKISDKNDFDFASELTITHKVASVPFSSFYKNKLNENVIRLCFAKKQETLERAIENLSKL, from the coding sequence ATGATACAACTTCCTTTATCGAAGCTTTCCAATGTAGGAACGACTATTTTCAGTCAAATGACTCAATTGGCCAACGAAAACGAAGCCATCAACCTTTCACAGGGATTCCCCGATTTTATGCCTGATGCTGAGCTGTTGGATCATGTAGATCATTTCATTAAAAAAGGCTTTAATCAATATGCTCCCATGGGCGGAATGATGGTTTTAAAGGAAGAAATTGCCCGAAAAATAGAAAATTCTCATCAGGCGATCTATCATCCCGACACGGAAATAACGGTAACTGCAGGTGGAACCCAGGCTATTTTTACCGCGATCGCTACTTTTGTGAAAAAAGATGATGAAGTCATTATTTTTGAACCGGCTTATGATTGCTATGAGCCTACGGTAGAGCTTTTCGGAGGAATTGTAAAGCGTTTTGAAATGAAAGCTCCCGACTACGAAATCGACTGGAATGTTGTAAAAAATCTCGTTTCGGATAAGACAAAAATGATCATTCTGAACAATCCGAATAACCCTTCCGGGAAGATTTTAAAAGAAAATGATATTCAGGAATTGATAAAAATTGTAGAAGGAACTTCAATTCTTATTTTAAGTGATGAAGTCTATGAAAATATTGTTTTTGATGGAAAACAGCATTTAAGCATCTGCAAATATCCCGAACTGAAAAACAGGAGTCTTTTAGTCGCTTCTTTCGGAAAATTATTCCATGTTACCGGCTGGAAAGTGGGCTATTGTGCGGCTCCGAAAATGTTGACAGATGAATTCAGAAAAGTGCATCAATTCAATGTTTTTTCGGTGAATACTCCGATTCAGATGGCATTAGCCGAATACATGAAAAATCCTGATCATTACAACTATCTCAACCAGTTTTTCCAGGAAAAAAGAAATTTTTTGAGACAAGGTTTAGCCTCAACTTCTTTTGAATTGCTGGATTGTGAAGGAACCTATTTTCAGGCGCTGAAATATGATAAAATTTCTGATAAAAATGATTTTGATTTCGCGAGTGAACTCACTATTACTCATAAAGTTGCGAGTGTTCCGTTTTCATCTTTTTATAAAAATAAATTGAATGAAAATGTGATAAGGCTTTGTTTTGCTAAAAAACAGGAGACGTTGGAAAGGGCGATCGAGAATTTGAGCAAACTTTAA
- a CDS encoding ferritin has product MNTNRLSATMEKALSDQMNKEILASHVFLSYGIWADDKGYQGIANFLYRHAQEERNHSIKFMEYVLNRGGKPKVDAIPAPPADPESLSACFEGVFKHEVDNTTSIYRLVDLAMEEKDWATWNFMQWFVQEQIEEETLAQNLLDKLKIAGGDRATDESLFTLDKTLQEAPNDVPLAQEATGDNP; this is encoded by the coding sequence ATGAATACTAACCGACTTTCCGCAACAATGGAAAAAGCATTGAGTGATCAGATGAATAAAGAAATTCTTGCATCACACGTTTTCTTATCTTATGGAATTTGGGCAGATGACAAGGGCTATCAGGGAATCGCAAATTTCCTTTACAGACATGCCCAGGAAGAAAGAAATCACTCCATCAAGTTTATGGAATATGTTTTAAACAGAGGCGGAAAACCAAAAGTAGATGCAATTCCTGCTCCTCCGGCAGACCCGGAATCATTATCGGCCTGTTTCGAAGGGGTTTTCAAGCATGAGGTGGATAATACAACATCCATTTACAGACTGGTAGATCTGGCGATGGAAGAAAAAGACTGGGCAACCTGGAATTTTATGCAATGGTTCGTTCAGGAGCAGATCGAAGAAGAAACGCTGGCTCAGAATTTACTTGATAAGCTGAAAATTGCCGGCGGCGACAGAGCTACAGACGAGTCATTATTTACTTTAGATAAAACGTTACAGGAGGCACCGAACGATGTTCCCCTGGCTCAGGAAGCAACAGGCGATAATCCATAA
- a CDS encoding glycoside hydrolase family 10 protein, whose amino-acid sequence MNFQPLKLTLISSFLIASVASCTVQKTSQPSVSKKTTVKAPVNISKTKDSVTVKSAKPPIEEIFRTNLPEIKREFRGAWVASVANINWPSRNNLTVDEQKAEAINMLNMLKNNNFNAVIFQVRPSADALYTSNLEPWSYFLTGETGRSPYPNYDPLQFWIDEAHKRGLELHVWLNPYRAHHTNGGSPNSLSMANKLSDIVVRLKNGMYWFDPSNPKTQGHVSNVVKDIVKRYDIDAVHFDDYFYPYATYNKGADFPDNASWNEYVRNGGTLTRADWRRDNVNKFVERIYKEIHAEKNYVKFGISPFGIWKPGYPAGIVGSSQYDELFADAKLWLNKGWVDYFSPQLYWPIDSQGQGFAALLNWWESENTIKRHLWPGLNTVEIKVSDRPTEIKNQIDLSRQILGKDAGEIHWSIAGLTKNANMLPTLKNGPYKEKALVPKTPWLKAIPLQTPTLFITDNGSFAKTNWSVKNIGDVFQWVLFTQYNGIWETEILTLDQLSKDIPKFKDGKTLNAIAIKAIDRLGNESDYLAKKVK is encoded by the coding sequence ATGAATTTTCAGCCCTTAAAATTAACTCTAATATCAAGTTTTTTAATCGCTTCAGTCGCTTCATGTACGGTTCAGAAAACCAGCCAGCCATCAGTTTCGAAAAAAACGACAGTAAAAGCACCTGTAAATATATCTAAAACTAAAGATTCTGTTACTGTAAAATCAGCAAAACCTCCTATAGAGGAAATTTTCAGAACCAATCTTCCCGAAATCAAAAGAGAATTTCGCGGAGCATGGGTTGCAAGTGTGGCAAACATCAACTGGCCTTCAAGAAATAACTTAACCGTTGATGAGCAAAAAGCGGAAGCCATCAATATGCTGAATATGTTGAAAAACAACAATTTCAACGCAGTGATTTTTCAGGTACGTCCATCTGCAGATGCTTTGTACACGAGTAATCTCGAGCCGTGGTCATATTTTTTAACAGGCGAAACGGGAAGATCTCCTTACCCAAACTATGATCCGTTGCAATTTTGGATCGATGAGGCTCACAAAAGAGGGTTGGAGCTTCATGTCTGGTTAAATCCTTACCGTGCCCATCACACCAACGGTGGTTCACCGAACAGCTTGTCTATGGCAAACAAACTTTCAGATATCGTGGTAAGGCTTAAAAACGGCATGTATTGGTTTGATCCCTCAAATCCTAAAACACAGGGTCACGTCTCGAATGTAGTAAAAGATATTGTAAAAAGATATGATATTGATGCGGTGCATTTTGATGATTATTTTTATCCGTATGCAACGTACAACAAAGGAGCAGATTTCCCTGATAATGCAAGCTGGAACGAATATGTAAGAAACGGAGGAACATTAACGAGGGCAGACTGGAGAAGAGACAATGTGAATAAATTTGTCGAAAGAATCTACAAAGAAATCCACGCAGAAAAAAATTATGTGAAATTCGGAATCAGTCCGTTCGGAATCTGGAAACCTGGTTATCCTGCAGGTATTGTGGGATCTTCTCAATATGACGAGCTGTTTGCAGATGCTAAATTATGGTTAAATAAAGGTTGGGTAGATTATTTTTCTCCTCAATTATACTGGCCGATTGACTCTCAGGGACAAGGATTTGCCGCTTTGTTGAACTGGTGGGAATCGGAAAATACCATAAAACGCCATCTTTGGCCGGGATTAAATACCGTTGAAATTAAAGTTTCAGACCGTCCGACGGAGATTAAAAACCAGATTGATCTTTCAAGACAGATTTTAGGAAAAGATGCAGGGGAAATTCACTGGAGTATTGCAGGATTAACGAAAAATGCAAACATGCTTCCTACTTTGAAAAACGGACCTTATAAAGAGAAAGCCTTAGTTCCGAAAACTCCCTGGCTGAAGGCGATTCCTTTGCAGACACCGACTTTATTCATCACAGATAACGGAAGTTTTGCCAAAACAAATTGGAGTGTAAAAAATATCGGCGATGTTTTCCAATGGGTACTTTTCACCCAATACAACGGTATTTGGGAAACAGAAATCTTGACACTGGATCAGCTGTCTAAAGATATTCCGAAGTTTAAAGATGGTAAAACATTGAATGCCATTGCCATCAAAGCCATCGACAGACTTGGAAATGAAAGCGATTATTTAGCTAAAAAAGTGAAATAA